CAATATTCGAAAATTTCATCCTGCTTCCCTTTATCGACAAGACTTGATAGCACATAGGAATAAGACTGGTTATGAACGACTTCTTGAAAACCAAGCACAGTCATTAATGCAGTTAAGCTTGAATCAGTTAAATAGTTTGCGACTCGACTTGCGTAGTCAGTCTGAATACTGTCTAAAAACGCTAACAGTCCGATGATCTTGTTGAAAGCTTCCTTCTCATCAATAGACAGCTCACCGTATTGCTTCCGATCGCTCGCCATATTAATTTCAAATGGCGTCCAAAAGTTTGAGAGCATTTGTTTATACAACGGATATGCCCATGAGTAGCGAACGTCGTCCCAGTTCAATACGTTTGAGCTCTGTCCGTTCAAAATAGCTGTTGAAGCATTCGTAGCTTCAGGAACATATAGCTTTCGTTCTGATAAGGGTTGGCTAGCATTAGCTTTCACAAGAATCACATCCTTCTAAGTCTTCATGAGAGGTCGATCTCACATAATACGTCGTCTTCAAACCGAATTTCCAAGCTGAGATGTGTAAGTCAAGAAGCTCTTTCGCTTTAACGGTATTGCGTACATACAAGTTAAACGATACAGATTGGTCAATATGACGTTGTCGCGCAGCATTTTGTCGAATGCTCCACTTTTGATCAATATCGAACGCACTCTTATAGAACCACGTCGTTTCTGGTGATAAATCCGGTGCGGTGACTGGAATTTTGGAATTCTTCTTCTCCTCGGAATATTGCTTTTTAAAAATCGGGTCTATGCTCGCGGTCGATCCAGCGATAATACTTGTCGATGCGTTCGGCGCGACAGCCAGTAACCAACCATTTCGTATCCCAGACGTACGAACCTTTTCGGCTAGTTCGTTCCATTTTGCACCCTCATACACTCTATCTTTAAAATACCGGCCATTATGCCAATCACTATCTTTAAAAGCGGGATAAGCACCCTTCTCTTCTGCTAAAGATTGACTGGCTTGGATCGTGAGGAAGTTGATTTTTTCATACAACTCATCAGCAAGTTGAACCGCTTCCTCAGATTCCCAGCGTATACCTTTCGTCGCAAGGAGATGATGCCATCCGAATGTACCAAGACCGATTGCACGGTATTTCTCATTTGTCATCACAGCTTGTTTCACTTCAATTTTATCCTTATTCAGTTCAATGACGTTATCAAGCATTCGGACCTGAATTGGAACGACCCGCTCAAGTACATGATCTTTCATAACCGTAGCGAGTGAGAGGCTTGAAAGGTTGCAAACGACAAAATCACCTGGCGTTTTTGTAATGATAATTTTACCGTCCTTCGTTATTTCCTCTTCAACGGTCGTAGCGGATTGATTTTGGGTGATTTCTGTACAAAGATTTGTACAGTAGATGATGCCTTCATGTCGATTGTTGTTCATCCGATTAACCGTATCCTTGTAAAACATGAATGGACCGCCTGTTTCTAGCTGACTGATCATGATTCGCTTCATGATTTCAATTGCAGGGACGCTTTCTTTGGATAAGAGTGGGTGCTGCACACACTGCTCATACCGATCTCGAAAACTTCCTGCCCCCTTTTGTTCATCATAAAAATCATCTAGCTCAAAGCCCATCAGCTTCTTCACCTCATGAGGGTCGAACAAGTACCAATCTTCACGACGTTCCACTTTTTCCATGAACAAATCTGGGATGACAATTCCTGTAAAAAGATCGTGTGTACGTTGACGCTCATCACCGTTATTCAGTTTCGCATCAAGGAACGCGAATATATCCTTACCGAAGACTGGATAATAAACGGACACCGCTCCATTCCGTTGTCCAAGCTGATCGACGTTCACTGCAGTCGTATTGAGCTGCTTCATCCAAGCGATGATCCCAGAAGACGTATTTTTATACCCTTTGATATCCGAGCCTTTACTACGGATCTTACCTAAATAAACCCCAATACCACCACCAGCCTTGCTCAGTGTTGCAATGTCCGTGTTAGAATCATAGATTCCTCGCAAACTATCATCGACTGTGTCTATAAAACAGGAACTAAGCTGCCCATGCGCCTTACCCGCATTTGCAAGTGTCGGTGTCGCTACAGTCATATACAAGTTTGATAGCGCCCAATATGCTTCTTTAACGAGTGGCAGACGTTTCTCCTTAGGCTCTGGCATCATTAATGTCATCGCAATGACCATCCATCTTTCTTGCGGTAATTCATATAAGTTTCGCTCGTAATCTCTTGCCATATAACGATCGGCTAACATCCGGATTCCAGCGTACGTAAACAAGTGATCTCTACTTGGGTTGATCACTTCCTGAAGTTCATCCACTTCACTTTTTGAATAAGTATTGAGCAGGCTTCGGTCAAACAACCCTTTTTCAATTAATCGTTCAAGTAAATCGTAAAAATGATCGTACGGCTTCGACAGTCCTCTATTGATGCATGCTTCTTCATAAATCGATTGCAAGTAAATACGCGCGCAAACGTACGTCCAATCAGGCTCCTCCTGTGTAATACGGGATAATCCTTCCAGAAGAATCGTATTGATTTGAGATGAAGGATCCTTCATGTCTTGTTGAATGGAGGATTTTTCAATCAGACTTTCAATATTTAAATGCGGAAATTCCGTCTTTAACGTCTCCGCCAGCATAGTAATCGGGTCATCCGTTTTCATTGTCGTTGTCATACTATTTCCTCCTTTAATTAGAAAGCTTTGTTCGTTAATCCAAAATCAACATCAGAACTGAACAAAGGCAAAATAAAAAACCACTCGAATGGAGTGGTTGAAACGGAGACGGTTATATGACATTCGAAGCGACATTGCAAAAATTGAAAAGAAGCCGCTCGAAAGACGCCCACGCTTCAACCCTCAATCCCCGAAGAATTGAAACACTCAAGCTATGGGCAGGTCTACTGACTTATGCTTCTTCCTACTAGGAGCCTTCCCATATAAGCACCTTTTTCAAGACTGACTTATACAGTGGTCTTCTCCGTTCGTCCACAATTACAGTTGCGGGGACAGCTCTGGCTTTGCACCAGATTCCCTATTAAGCCTCCATTAGAGAGGCACCCAACGCTCAAATATTCAATATATTGTGTTGTTTATATAAACTTCTCACTAAATGTGGTGTTTGTCAATGATTAATCCATATTCTTTGATACTCTTTATTGTTGATTTCGGTATAGGATAATTGCTTTCAACCAACATAGATAAAAAAGGTTCAGTAAATCTTCTACGTTTGAATTTCAAAGAAATCAACATTAACAAAGGGCTGTCAGAAGCTCAGTTTTCACTGAAATTCTTACAGCCTCTTTCCTTTAATTCATAATGGTTTGTTTTTTCAGATCGTCAATATAGCGGAAGGCTTCTTGGATTTCTTCATCTGTGTACTTTTGTTTTTGTTTGACGGTCTGTACCTTCTCAACAATTTCTTCATTCGTCATATGGTCGAAATATAGAATCGTAGAGATTAGCTCTAAAATGCGTGACGGTTGCTCATTCATCGAGGTTACACAAGATTGGAGTGGTCCTAGATCCAAGTCAAAGTGCTTTAGAAATTGCTCACCTTGTTCCGTCAGCACATAACGATATTGGTAATAGCCTGAAACTTTTTCTTTCGTTTCTTCTATGAATCCGAGGTTACATAATTCTTCGACACGGAGTGTCAGCTCTTCTGAATAAGGTCCGTAGAAATGAAATTGATATTTTTCCCCAAATGGAAACTCTAACTTCTTTGCAATGTAGACAATCTTTTGAAGCTTCTTACGACCCACAACTTCCCTCGCATAATTAAATAGTGCTATCAACCGCGCATGATGCTCAAGCACGATGAATCCCCTCCTAAATATCTAATATCTCACTTATTTTTCTCTTTAAGTCTTGATCATCAATTTGTTCGATTAAATCTGCTGGGTAATAAAGCTTATGATCGGTCCGTTTCTTCCCAGAGATTGCTTCTACAACGGTCGACTCTCTAGAAAGCTCGCGGTATTCCCCTTTTTTCGTTAATAAGTGGATTGGTAATCGCTCTTCTTCTTCACCCGGACGGTAAAAGTCGTACGGAAGGTCTGATGATGAATCGACAATCAAGTAATAATCAGGATCTATGCCCGCTTTGATGAAATACGTATATAACTGATGCCAATCTTCCATTTGTACGTTCGGATTGAACTCCATGTATTTAAACAACCGTCTGTTCAAAAATCGCTCGCAAAGATCGCTCAGAATAGGATCGTCTTCCTCTTGCCAAGCTTGAAAGTAATATTGAATAATGCCCTCATCGAGCTTTATGTAATCATCTAGCTCGACCTTTTCCTTGAAAAGTGAAATGAAGTGCACCGGCTCCAACTTAAACGTATACCCTTCTTCAAATAGGGACTTCGCACGATGTAATATTTTGGATAAAATAACTTCTGCACTGCGTGTAACCGGATGAAAATAGACTTGCCAATACATTTGATAGCGACTCATAATATAGTCTTCAACCGCATGCATGCCACTTTGTTTAATGACGACTTGATCTTCTTGCGGTCTCATAACCCTCAGGATCCGTTCAATATCGAACTGACCATAACTCACTCCTGTAAAATAAGCGTCGCGTAACAAGTAATCCATACGATCCGCATCGATTTGACTTGAAATCATACTTACGACTAACTTATTTGCATACGTCTTCGCAATGACTTCAGACACTTTTTGCGGAAAGTCATCATCTACTCTTTTTAAAACTTCATTCACTTCTGTATCGCCAAGAATGATTGCCCTTGTGAATTCTTCATGATCAAGACGAAAAACTTTTTCAAATGAATGGGAATATGGACCATGTCCAACATCATGCAATAATGCAGCTGTCAAACAGAGAATACGTTCCTCATCGTCCCAATGGGGTCGGTTCTGGAAGATCTCTACAATCCTTCTGACAATCTCATAAACACCTAATGAATGGCTGAATCGACTGTGCTCAGCACCATGAAACGTCAAGAAAGTCGTCCCTAATTGGCGAACCCTTCTTAACCGTTGAAATTCTTTCGTTCCAATCAAGTCCCAAATAATGCGATCTCGCACATGGATGTACCGATGGACAGGATCTTTAAATACCTTTTCTTCATCTAATTGCTGCTGCATGTAGCTCATTGTCCGAAATGTACCCCTTTCATCATGCGAATCCTGTATATGTGCTTGTTCTGCTATAAAAATTATTGGTCACATGGATGTAATGTCTAGCTTCAGCACCCAGTCACTTGGATCACTTCAGTCCTCCTGCGGCGGCGACAGCCTCCTCGCGGACTTCCAGTGACCTTCGTGACTAAGCGGGGCGCTTCCGCTTTTCTACTTTTGTAAGTATGTTAACTGTTTTTTGATTCGGCAATAGTTAATTATATATTCTTCAAAAGAAGAAGAAAACCTCTTGAAAAATTCTTCAATGACTTTCTATTATGCCTGAAGCGGAATGAAGCGGGGTAAAAATATTTTAAGGTCTTGTTAAATGTCGTGTTTGCTAACATCCCTTTTGCATCAAAAAAGGGCTATCCATTATGGATAGCCCCTTGAAATAATCTGATTATTACTTACGCATCTACTTTAGGTGCGGATCCCCCATGCTTTTCTTCCGTTCTTGCAACGATGACTGCACATGATGCATCACCTGTGATGTTGACTGCAGTACGCGTCATATCAAGAAGTCTGTCCACACCAAGGACAAGTCCTATTGCTTCGACTGGTAGTCCAACTTGATTGAGTACCATTGCAAGCATAATCAGCCCGACACCAGGGACACCTGCTGTACCGATACTTGCAAGCACAGCTGTAAGAACAACTGTAACCAAATCAGCCATTGATAAATCAATTGCATAAACTTGTGCGATAAAGACTGTTGCAACACCTTGCATGATTGCTGTACCGTCCATGTTTATCGTTGCACCCAACGGCTGTACGAAACTACTAACTTGTTTCGGTACTTTCAGGTTTTCTTGAGCTGTCTTCATAGAGACGGGTAGCGTACCACTACTACTTGACGTACTAAAGGCAACTGACATTGCTGGCGCGAAACCTTTGAAGAACGCAATTGGATTCATTTTACCTAGTGTTGAAACTGCAGTACCATACGTGATTACTGCATGAAGCAACAAGGCTAATACGACAGTTCCGAAATAGAGTCCCATTGCTTGCAGTGCATCTAGTCCAAAACCTCCGACTGCTGAAGCGATCAAGGCAAAAGCACCATAAGGCGCAAGAAGCATGACAATGTTGACAAGGTACATGAGTATATCATTACCTTCTTCAAGGATGCGATGAACCGTTTTTGTTTTCTCTCCAAGTACAGCTACTGCAAAACCGACAAAGATTGCAAACGCGATAATTTGAAGCATATCACCCTTCGCCATTGAATCAATCGGGTTCGTCGGTATAATGTTTAACAATGTTTCTACGACTGGCGGAGCTTCCTCGCCTCCATCAAAACTTGCTTGTTCAGTATCAAATCCACCACCTGCACCAGGCTGGATTAGTGTTCCAAGTGATAAAGCGATTACAAGAGCAATCGAGGTTGTCACTAAGAAATAACCGATCGTCTTCCCACCGATACGACCAAGCTTCTTGGGATCTCCAATACCTGCTGCACCAAGTGCAATAGAAAAGAAAACAATTGGTACAACTAGCATTTTAATCAGATTCAAGAATAATTTTCCAACAGGACCGAAAATGTATTTGTCCAATACACTAAATGCATCGGGTGAAAAAATATTAAGTAATAGTCCAACAATAATACCTAAAACTAGCCCGATGATAATTTTTATGCTTAGTTTCATAGTTCTCCTCCTATTAAATATACGTTTTTTGCATTTTTCTATCGATTATTCTCTAATGATTTTTGAAAATTGTCAAATGTAAATATAAAACAGCGCGTATCTTTATGCAGGTTTAGTTTGGTAAAGCACTGATATGTAAGCGTTTGTAAGATTATTCCTTGCTATAAAATAGCAGAAATTTTTTATCAATTTATATGCATTTTTTATTCAAAAACGGAGATTTTCGACAAAGACCCCTTGTTTGTTTACCCGAAATTACGCTAGAGTATGCAAAGAAAATTCGACAAAATGAAACCTGCAGATTTGAATTCATTCAGGACATGCTATAATAGAACGGTTGAAGATTAAAAGGAGATTAAGCATGATGGAAGAAAAAAGCAAACAATTACTCGCTCAACCTAAATGGAGAATCATCGATCAAACGACTTTAGGTGACTCATTCCACGCACTTCAATCGTTTGCAATGGATGACACCTTATGTAGCACAATTGGGTCTGATGAATCTCCACCGACCGTTAGAGCATGGGTTCATCAAAAAACTGTCGTACTTGGTATTCAAGATAGTCGCCTCCCAAACCTTAGAGACGGTGTGAACTTTCTTAAATCTCAAGGTTATAACGTTATTGTTCGAAATTCTGGAGGTCTAGCCGTTGTGCTCGATGATGGCGTATTGAACTTATCTTTAATTCTCTCTGAAAAAAAGAACAAGATCGATATCGATCAAGGCTATGACGCTATGGTCTATTTAACTCAAAAAATGCTCAACACCTATGGGTTGAGCTTTGATACGAAAGAAATTAGCACCTCTTACTGCCCAGGAAAATTCGACTTAAGTATAAATGGCAAAAAATTTGCCGGAATATCACAACGTCGATTAAGAGGTGGTATGGCCGTACAGATTTATTTATGTGCGACCGGATCAGGATCTGATCGTGCTGCACTTATAAGAGACTTTTATGAAGTAGCAAAAAGTAATGACAGTACAAAGTTCACTTATCCAACTGTCGATCCTAACGTAATGGCATCCTTATCGGAGCTTGCTGGACAGACAATTTCTGTAAGTGACTTAATGCGAGATGTGCTTATGTATTTGAAAGATCAAGATGCAGACTTAATAGCTTCTCAGCTATCCATAAATGAAATTAATCAATATGACTTCTACTTAAAAAGAGTGATTGATCGAAATAATAAAGCACTGGAGCTGTAAAATTTCCGAGTTCACTTGTGAGGTGCAAATCACAAGTTAGATTACATAATATTCGTGTATTGATTCACAGTATAATTCACAACGAAAAAAGCTCCTTGAAGCCTTTCTTTTCTATAAGTTATTCTAGAATATATATGGGCTTGTGCAAAGTATGCACAAGCCCATTCCCCTTCTCTCTTACCAAGAATAAACCTCACATCAAAAGAGAGGTTTTTGAGCTCTGTGAATCAAGATTATTCGAGTCATGACAAGCATGTGATACTACTTCTCCAAATAATTCTTCAACCCATATAAATCCTTGGCGCAAATTTTTCGGAATGTACCTGTCATTAGTTTACTAACCAGTTTTGCAATTCCAGTCATCCCTTTAATTTCACCGTGTAAAGTAACCTCTGTAGTGTTTCCTATTTCTTCAATTGAAAATGTATAAAAATGCTCCCCTTTACCGCTTGTCCCCTTTGAACCGTCTACATAAAGTTGAATTTTATTATTTTCCAGACCCGTTACTTTAAATACTTCCGTTGCTTCTTGCCCCATCATTTTCCTTGTTTCTTTCCATCCACTTCCAACTTGCATAGGACCTTCATCCAATCGCTCTATTCGAACTAATCCTTGCATCCAATGCTTTGCTGAATCCAAATCCAACAAGCCTTGATATACTTTTTCTCTCGGAACATTAATGGTTTCTTTCGTTTCAAATTGAATACTCATACCATTTTTCCTCCACTCACTTTTTAACTCCTTAATTGGAAAACGTGTTTGGTATACACCGAAAAACTATGTAATTTGAATTCAAAAATTGTTTTATTAATGAAATACTACGGCAAAATTACAAAAAAATCCTCCTTTTTAGGAAATCTTCTTGTGAAAACATAATAATAAACTCCCATATCTGGTAACAGGTTAGTTTCAAGGCGAGAAAATCGTAAAAAACACCCCCGAAAGTTAGATTTTCTACTCTAACTTTCGGGGGTAAGTACCTTTTCAATGTGAAATCCAGTGCGTTTTGCTATGATATTTAATGGTTTGGGACTCTGAAGTAATCCCGTTTAAAGATCTCCAGAGCGTTTTTAAACTCATTTCTTTTT
This Pseudalkalibacillus berkeleyi DNA region includes the following protein-coding sequences:
- a CDS encoding ribonucleoside-diphosphate reductase subunit alpha, which produces MTTTMKTDDPITMLAETLKTEFPHLNIESLIEKSSIQQDMKDPSSQINTILLEGLSRITQEEPDWTYVCARIYLQSIYEEACINRGLSKPYDHFYDLLERLIEKGLFDRSLLNTYSKSEVDELQEVINPSRDHLFTYAGIRMLADRYMARDYERNLYELPQERWMVIAMTLMMPEPKEKRLPLVKEAYWALSNLYMTVATPTLANAGKAHGQLSSCFIDTVDDSLRGIYDSNTDIATLSKAGGGIGVYLGKIRSKGSDIKGYKNTSSGIIAWMKQLNTTAVNVDQLGQRNGAVSVYYPVFGKDIFAFLDAKLNNGDERQRTHDLFTGIVIPDLFMEKVERREDWYLFDPHEVKKLMGFELDDFYDEQKGAGSFRDRYEQCVQHPLLSKESVPAIEIMKRIMISQLETGGPFMFYKDTVNRMNNNRHEGIIYCTNLCTEITQNQSATTVEEEITKDGKIIITKTPGDFVVCNLSSLSLATVMKDHVLERVVPIQVRMLDNVIELNKDKIEVKQAVMTNEKYRAIGLGTFGWHHLLATKGIRWESEEAVQLADELYEKINFLTIQASQSLAEEKGAYPAFKDSDWHNGRYFKDRVYEGAKWNELAEKVRTSGIRNGWLLAVAPNASTSIIAGSTASIDPIFKKQYSEEKKNSKIPVTAPDLSPETTWFYKSAFDIDQKWSIRQNAARQRHIDQSVSFNLYVRNTVKAKELLDLHISAWKFGLKTTYYVRSTSHEDLEGCDSCES
- a CDS encoding YwgA family protein is translated as MLEHHARLIALFNYAREVVGRKKLQKIVYIAKKLEFPFGEKYQFHFYGPYSEELTLRVEELCNLGFIEETKEKVSGYYQYRYVLTEQGEQFLKHFDLDLGPLQSCVTSMNEQPSRILELISTILYFDHMTNEEIVEKVQTVKQKQKYTDEEIQEAFRYIDDLKKQTIMN
- a CDS encoding HD domain-containing protein; its protein translation is MSYMQQQLDEEKVFKDPVHRYIHVRDRIIWDLIGTKEFQRLRRVRQLGTTFLTFHGAEHSRFSHSLGVYEIVRRIVEIFQNRPHWDDEERILCLTAALLHDVGHGPYSHSFEKVFRLDHEEFTRAIILGDTEVNEVLKRVDDDFPQKVSEVIAKTYANKLVVSMISSQIDADRMDYLLRDAYFTGVSYGQFDIERILRVMRPQEDQVVIKQSGMHAVEDYIMSRYQMYWQVYFHPVTRSAEVILSKILHRAKSLFEEGYTFKLEPVHFISLFKEKVELDDYIKLDEGIIQYYFQAWQEEDDPILSDLCERFLNRRLFKYMEFNPNVQMEDWHQLYTYFIKAGIDPDYYLIVDSSSDLPYDFYRPGEEEERLPIHLLTKKGEYRELSRESTVVEAISGKKRTDHKLYYPADLIEQIDDQDLKRKISEILDI
- a CDS encoding dicarboxylate/amino acid:cation symporter, encoding MKLSIKIIIGLVLGIIVGLLLNIFSPDAFSVLDKYIFGPVGKLFLNLIKMLVVPIVFFSIALGAAGIGDPKKLGRIGGKTIGYFLVTTSIALVIALSLGTLIQPGAGGGFDTEQASFDGGEEAPPVVETLLNIIPTNPIDSMAKGDMLQIIAFAIFVGFAVAVLGEKTKTVHRILEEGNDILMYLVNIVMLLAPYGAFALIASAVGGFGLDALQAMGLYFGTVVLALLLHAVITYGTAVSTLGKMNPIAFFKGFAPAMSVAFSTSSSSGTLPVSMKTAQENLKVPKQVSSFVQPLGATINMDGTAIMQGVATVFIAQVYAIDLSMADLVTVVLTAVLASIGTAGVPGVGLIMLAMVLNQVGLPVEAIGLVLGVDRLLDMTRTAVNITGDASCAVIVARTEEKHGGSAPKVDA
- a CDS encoding lipoate--protein ligase family protein, whose amino-acid sequence is MEEKSKQLLAQPKWRIIDQTTLGDSFHALQSFAMDDTLCSTIGSDESPPTVRAWVHQKTVVLGIQDSRLPNLRDGVNFLKSQGYNVIVRNSGGLAVVLDDGVLNLSLILSEKKNKIDIDQGYDAMVYLTQKMLNTYGLSFDTKEISTSYCPGKFDLSINGKKFAGISQRRLRGGMAVQIYLCATGSGSDRAALIRDFYEVAKSNDSTKFTYPTVDPNVMASLSELAGQTISVSDLMRDVLMYLKDQDADLIASQLSINEINQYDFYLKRVIDRNNKALEL
- a CDS encoding SRPBCC family protein → MSIQFETKETINVPREKVYQGLLDLDSAKHWMQGLVRIERLDEGPMQVGSGWKETRKMMGQEATEVFKVTGLENNKIQLYVDGSKGTSGKGEHFYTFSIEEIGNTTEVTLHGEIKGMTGIAKLVSKLMTGTFRKICAKDLYGLKNYLEK